In one window of Candidatus Microthrix subdominans DNA:
- a CDS encoding SDR family oxidoreductase, translated as MELAEQTIVITGGASGIGAALARRFAEEGPANLVLADRNLDGARAVAQAVAPGVSGQCVPRQLDVGRDGANEALVADVENNVGPIDLFVANAGIATGASEQADDGVWGSIWDINTMAHVRAARALVPLWLERGGGYLLTTASAAGLLTNLGDAPYSVTKAAAVAFAEWISITYGDRGIKVSCLCPQGVRTPLLFPPGEDGEDTPLAADVVRSMNIIEPEEVAETVLAGLADERFLILPHEEVGRYAAHKGTDRERWMAGMRKLQASLEG; from the coding sequence ATGGAACTCGCCGAGCAAACGATCGTGATCACCGGCGGAGCGAGCGGCATCGGTGCCGCCCTGGCCCGCCGCTTCGCCGAGGAGGGCCCGGCCAACCTGGTGCTGGCCGACCGCAACCTCGACGGTGCGCGGGCCGTCGCCCAGGCGGTGGCCCCCGGGGTGTCGGGCCAGTGCGTGCCCCGGCAACTCGACGTCGGCCGGGACGGGGCCAACGAGGCGCTCGTCGCCGACGTCGAGAACAACGTCGGCCCGATCGATCTGTTCGTCGCCAACGCGGGCATCGCCACCGGCGCCTCCGAGCAGGCGGACGACGGCGTCTGGGGCTCGATCTGGGACATCAACACCATGGCCCACGTGCGGGCCGCCCGGGCCCTGGTGCCGCTCTGGCTGGAGCGGGGCGGCGGCTACCTGTTGACCACCGCCTCGGCCGCCGGCCTGCTGACCAACCTGGGCGACGCCCCCTACTCGGTCACCAAGGCCGCTGCGGTGGCGTTTGCCGAGTGGATCTCGATCACCTACGGCGACCGGGGCATCAAGGTGTCGTGCCTGTGCCCCCAAGGGGTTCGCACACCGCTCCTGTTTCCCCCGGGCGAGGACGGCGAGGACACGCCGCTGGCCGCCGACGTGGTGCGGTCGATGAACATCATCGAACCGGAGGAGGTCGCCGAGACGGTGCTCGCCGGGTTGGCCGACGAACGGTTCCTGATCCTGCCCCACGAGGAGGTGGGCCGCTACGCCGCCCACAAGGGCACCGACCGGGAGCGGTGGATGGCCGGCATGCGCAAGCTGCAGGCCTCACTGGAAGGCTAG
- a CDS encoding sigma-70 family RNA polymerase sigma factor: MPERIASELLDSPAPAVPVADVSNQVWPELLLATGPAYDAAVRRLHELMTKAAHHQVSYMSPDLPVIGGVRVDEIVKQAADEATVAALGKLASFEGRSRFTTWAYKFGILYASNEVRRNMWRHREVNLDNLPEFAGAFTSPEQHVEHLEFARAVESAIETVLTPHQRKVAVALLVEGIPIDVLAERMGTNRNALYKTVFEARARLRAHLTAAGYFGGPIAVQVSS; the protein is encoded by the coding sequence GTGCCTGAACGCATTGCCAGCGAACTCCTCGACTCGCCCGCTCCAGCCGTCCCGGTGGCCGACGTTTCCAATCAGGTGTGGCCCGAGTTGTTGCTCGCCACCGGTCCCGCCTACGACGCAGCGGTGCGGAGGCTCCACGAGTTGATGACCAAGGCGGCCCATCACCAGGTGTCCTACATGTCGCCGGACCTTCCGGTCATCGGTGGCGTCCGGGTGGACGAGATCGTCAAGCAGGCGGCGGACGAGGCCACCGTGGCGGCCCTTGGCAAGCTCGCTTCCTTCGAGGGGCGGAGCCGGTTCACGACGTGGGCCTACAAGTTCGGCATCCTGTACGCCTCCAACGAAGTGCGTCGCAACATGTGGCGCCATCGCGAGGTCAACCTCGACAACCTCCCGGAGTTTGCCGGCGCCTTCACCTCCCCCGAGCAACACGTCGAGCACCTCGAGTTCGCCCGAGCCGTGGAATCCGCCATCGAGACGGTCCTGACCCCGCACCAACGCAAAGTGGCCGTCGCCCTGCTCGTCGAGGGGATCCCGATCGACGTCCTTGCCGAGCGGATGGGCACCAACCGAAATGCTCTCTACAAAACCGTCTTCGAAGCCCGGGCCCGCCTTCGTGCCCACCTCACCGCAGCGGGCTACTTCGGCGGTCCGATCGCAGTACAGGTGAGCTCATGA
- a CDS encoding acyl-CoA dehydrogenase family protein, with the protein MSHQPLSHEVNPSDVLALDALLDDDEVLLRDTVRRFVGDQILPDVADWYERGTFPKEMATEFGKLGLLGMHLEGYGCAGTSATAYGLACLELEAGDSGARSFVSVQGSLAMFPIWAFGSEEQKQRWLPAMAAGEAIGCFGLTEPDSGSDPSSMRTVARQVEGGDWILDGTKMWITNGSVADVAVVWAATDDGVRGFVVPTDTPGFSAPEIHKKLSLRASITSELVMEHVRLPADAALPGVRGMKGPLSCLNEARFGILFGACGAARACYEAALDYANDRVQFDRPISSFQLTQRKLVEMMVAVQRGTLVAIHLGRMKDAGTLATPHVSFGKMDNVAMAREVASTARSVLGANGITLEYPVMRHMNNLESVYTYEGTNEIHTLILGQAITGQAAFS; encoded by the coding sequence ATGAGCCACCAACCGCTGTCCCATGAGGTGAACCCGAGCGACGTGTTGGCGTTGGACGCCCTGCTCGACGACGACGAGGTGCTGTTGCGCGACACCGTGCGGCGCTTCGTCGGCGACCAGATCCTGCCCGACGTCGCCGATTGGTACGAGCGGGGCACCTTTCCCAAGGAGATGGCCACCGAGTTCGGGAAGCTCGGCCTGCTCGGCATGCACCTCGAGGGCTACGGCTGTGCCGGCACCAGCGCCACCGCCTACGGCCTGGCCTGCCTGGAGCTGGAGGCAGGCGATTCGGGGGCTCGCAGCTTCGTGTCGGTGCAGGGCAGCCTGGCGATGTTTCCCATCTGGGCTTTTGGTTCCGAGGAGCAGAAGCAGCGCTGGCTGCCGGCGATGGCGGCCGGCGAGGCGATCGGCTGCTTCGGGCTGACCGAGCCGGACTCGGGGTCGGACCCGTCGTCGATGCGCACAGTCGCCCGCCAGGTCGAGGGCGGCGACTGGATCCTCGACGGGACCAAGATGTGGATCACCAACGGCTCGGTCGCCGACGTGGCCGTCGTGTGGGCAGCCACCGACGACGGCGTGCGGGGCTTCGTCGTCCCCACCGACACGCCGGGCTTCTCGGCGCCGGAGATCCACAAGAAGCTGTCGCTGCGGGCGTCGATCACCTCCGAGTTGGTCATGGAGCACGTGCGGCTGCCGGCCGACGCAGCCCTCCCCGGCGTCCGAGGCATGAAGGGGCCGCTGTCGTGTCTCAACGAGGCCCGCTTCGGCATCCTCTTCGGTGCCTGCGGCGCCGCCCGGGCCTGTTACGAGGCGGCGTTGGACTACGCCAACGATCGGGTGCAGTTCGATCGACCGATCTCGTCGTTCCAGCTCACCCAGCGCAAGCTGGTCGAGATGATGGTGGCAGTCCAGCGGGGCACGCTGGTGGCGATTCACCTGGGGCGCATGAAGGACGCCGGCACGCTGGCGACCCCGCACGTCAGCTTCGGCAAGATGGACAACGTCGCCATGGCTCGGGAGGTGGCGAGCACCGCACGCTCCGTGCTGGGCGCCAACGGCATCACGCTGGAGTATCCGGTGATGCGCCACATGAACAACCTGGAGTCGGTGTACACCTACGAGGGGACCAATGAGATCCACACGTTGATCCTCGGCCAGGCGATCACCGGCCAGGCGGCGTTTTCGTGA
- a CDS encoding LLM class flavin-dependent oxidoreductase, whose product MTAHTVTEPTAAPDAVRRRAPGITFASFQPLGIDAGLTAARWAEELGFASFWTAETTGLEAFATLSAAGCAAPTLALGTGVLALQLRTPLLAVQGAATLQALSPEREINLGVGISSTAVVGRWHGARYGDRPLAQTREWLELARPLLGGDKVTHDGDHYAVGPTRLGVRLGERRPRLVLAALNERMLRLAGELADGVLLNYLPASAVPWCVEQVRQGELAAGRPPGSVRVSAYVHVGVCDPGAARAKARRDLFGYAVVPAYAKAFARAGFADEVAALGAAFEAGDRSAAEAAMSDEMIDAINICGDAETVASAVDAYEDAGVDEAVIMPLPWGEDRLGTIRLTMEAVAHRDTGRSGDARRERLELAESAFRTHGHQLIDWVADYWRRTDDLPVGPSVEPGWVRDQLDAHPPEHGGDLAGAVADLDRVIVPALTHWQAPGFFGYFPANASPPAVLAELVSAGLGVQGMLWATSPAVTELEQHVLDWLVEACGLPEDFRHRRSDGTPGPGGGVIQDSASSGTLCAILAARHRLGVGVATVSTEGGATADAVPDNPSSADPVSIESLVVYGTSETHSSLEKDARVAGIPAARVRAVPTDGVLAMDPEALATLIEEDRRAGLVPLLVCATSGTTSTGAFDPVEAIADVTEPLGIWLHLDAAWAGSAGVAPELRWVSDGVERVDSYLFNPHKWLLTNFDCSTLWVRNRAALTEALSIVPEYLRTAQSEAGEVVDFRDWQVPLGRRFRALKLFFVMRHYGLEGLRDHIRTAIADAAWLEEAIVAHPTLELVAPRSLALVCVAHVDGDEATGRLLEAIADDPRYLCTRTVVAGRVAVRVAVGSPAPPERRSRSFGRFWRPQPRRVRRWNSPSKRS is encoded by the coding sequence ATGACCGCTCACACCGTCACCGAGCCGACCGCCGCACCCGACGCTGTACGACGCCGAGCGCCGGGAATCACCTTCGCTTCGTTCCAGCCGCTCGGCATCGACGCCGGCCTCACGGCGGCGCGCTGGGCCGAGGAGCTGGGCTTCGCCAGCTTCTGGACCGCCGAGACCACCGGCCTGGAGGCCTTTGCCACCCTCTCCGCCGCCGGTTGCGCAGCCCCGACGCTGGCACTGGGCACCGGCGTGCTGGCGCTGCAGCTTCGCACCCCGCTGCTGGCCGTCCAGGGAGCGGCCACGCTGCAGGCGCTGTCACCCGAGCGGGAGATCAACCTGGGCGTGGGCATCTCCTCCACGGCGGTCGTCGGCCGCTGGCACGGCGCCCGCTACGGCGACCGGCCGCTGGCCCAGACCAGGGAATGGCTCGAGCTCGCCCGGCCGCTGCTCGGTGGCGACAAGGTGACCCACGATGGTGACCACTACGCCGTGGGCCCCACCCGGCTGGGCGTGCGCCTGGGCGAGCGGCGGCCCCGCCTGGTGCTGGCTGCACTGAACGAGAGGATGCTGCGCCTGGCCGGCGAACTCGCCGACGGGGTGCTGTTGAACTACCTGCCGGCCTCGGCGGTGCCCTGGTGCGTCGAGCAGGTGCGCCAGGGCGAGTTGGCCGCCGGGCGGCCGCCCGGTTCGGTGCGCGTGTCGGCCTACGTGCACGTCGGCGTGTGCGATCCGGGGGCCGCCCGAGCCAAGGCCCGTCGCGACCTGTTTGGCTACGCCGTCGTGCCCGCCTACGCCAAGGCGTTCGCGCGGGCCGGCTTCGCCGACGAGGTGGCCGCGCTCGGCGCCGCGTTCGAGGCCGGCGATCGCAGCGCCGCCGAGGCGGCGATGAGCGACGAGATGATCGACGCCATCAACATCTGCGGCGACGCCGAGACCGTCGCCTCGGCCGTCGATGCGTACGAGGACGCCGGCGTGGACGAGGCGGTGATCATGCCGCTGCCCTGGGGCGAGGACCGCCTGGGAACGATCCGGCTGACGATGGAGGCGGTGGCGCATCGCGACACGGGGCGGAGCGGCGACGCCCGGCGGGAGCGCCTCGAGCTGGCCGAGTCGGCGTTCCGCACCCACGGCCACCAACTGATCGACTGGGTGGCCGACTACTGGCGTCGCACCGACGACCTGCCGGTCGGCCCGTCCGTGGAGCCCGGGTGGGTGCGGGACCAGCTCGACGCCCACCCGCCCGAACACGGGGGCGACCTGGCCGGTGCCGTCGCCGACCTGGACCGGGTGATCGTCCCGGCGCTCACCCACTGGCAGGCGCCCGGCTTCTTCGGGTACTTCCCCGCCAACGCCAGCCCGCCGGCGGTGCTGGCCGAGCTGGTCTCGGCCGGGTTGGGCGTGCAGGGCATGTTGTGGGCCACCTCCCCGGCGGTCACCGAGCTGGAACAACACGTGTTGGACTGGCTGGTCGAAGCGTGCGGGCTGCCGGAGGACTTCCGGCACCGCCGCAGCGACGGCACCCCCGGGCCGGGCGGCGGGGTGATCCAGGATTCGGCCTCGTCGGGCACGCTGTGCGCCATCCTGGCCGCCCGCCACCGCCTGGGGGTGGGTGTTGCGACCGTGAGCACCGAGGGCGGAGCCACCGCCGACGCCGTGCCCGACAACCCATCGTCGGCCGACCCGGTGTCCATCGAATCGCTTGTCGTCTACGGCACGTCCGAAACCCACTCGTCGCTGGAGAAGGACGCCCGCGTCGCCGGCATTCCTGCGGCGCGGGTGCGGGCGGTGCCCACCGACGGCGTGCTGGCGATGGACCCCGAGGCGCTGGCCACCCTGATCGAGGAGGACCGGCGCGCCGGCCTGGTGCCGCTGCTGGTGTGCGCCACCTCGGGCACCACCTCGACCGGGGCATTCGACCCGGTCGAAGCGATTGCCGACGTCACCGAACCGCTCGGCATCTGGTTGCACCTCGACGCCGCCTGGGCCGGATCGGCCGGGGTGGCGCCCGAGCTTCGCTGGGTGAGCGACGGGGTGGAGCGCGTCGACAGCTACCTGTTCAACCCGCACAAGTGGCTGCTCACCAACTTCGACTGCTCCACCCTGTGGGTGCGCAACCGGGCGGCCCTGACCGAGGCGCTCAGCATCGTCCCCGAGTACCTGCGAACCGCCCAGTCCGAGGCGGGCGAGGTGGTCGACTTTCGAGATTGGCAGGTGCCGCTCGGCCGGCGCTTCCGGGCCCTCAAGCTGTTCTTCGTGATGCGCCACTACGGCCTGGAGGGGCTGCGAGACCACATCCGCACCGCCATCGCCGATGCCGCCTGGCTGGAGGAGGCCATCGTCGCCCACCCCACGCTGGAGCTGGTCGCACCGAGATCGCTGGCGCTGGTGTGTGTCGCCCATGTAGACGGTGACGAGGCCACCGGGCGGCTGCTCGAAGCGATCGCTGATGATCCCCGTTACCTGTGCACCCGCACCGTCGTCGCCGGCCGCGTGGCCGTGCGGGTGGCGGTGGGCAGCCCCGCACCACCCGAACGACGATCGAGGAGTTTTGGGCGTTTTTGGCGGCCGCAGCCGCGTAGGGTTCGGAGATGGAACTCGCCGAGCAAACGATCGTGA
- a CDS encoding phosphatase PAP2 family protein, which translates to MSTLPADPIPEPGQPVGVALEPKSKGIIPVPAWMDHLDGTIDSAWDRLRGHHPVDRAVFGLTESANHSLVWAVLGAAQSLPRPDRWKRVGRFAAAMGIESALVNGPLKALVLRPRPVPRFKEWTLRTPRTSSFPSGHSSAAFCAAVLLSDDSDVPTPVWFGLAGAVALSRVHVGIHWMVDTIGGGLIGYALGKAALRFVPLDDSRQPPRTA; encoded by the coding sequence GTGAGCACCCTCCCAGCTGATCCCATTCCCGAGCCCGGCCAACCGGTTGGAGTTGCCCTCGAGCCCAAGTCCAAGGGGATCATCCCGGTTCCGGCCTGGATGGACCACCTCGATGGGACGATCGACTCGGCCTGGGACCGCCTCCGGGGCCATCACCCGGTCGACCGGGCGGTGTTCGGCCTGACCGAGTCGGCCAACCACAGCCTGGTGTGGGCGGTGCTCGGCGCGGCCCAATCGCTGCCCCGCCCCGATCGTTGGAAGCGGGTGGGGCGCTTTGCCGCCGCAATGGGCATCGAATCGGCCCTGGTGAACGGGCCGCTGAAAGCGCTGGTGCTCCGGCCTCGCCCGGTTCCCCGATTCAAGGAGTGGACGCTGCGCACCCCGCGAACCTCGTCGTTTCCCAGCGGCCACTCCAGCGCAGCATTCTGCGCTGCGGTGCTGCTGTCCGACGACAGCGACGTGCCCACGCCGGTGTGGTTTGGCCTGGCCGGGGCGGTGGCGCTCAGCCGGGTGCACGTCGGCATCCATTGGATGGTCGACACGATTGGCGGCGGGTTGATCGGATACGCACTCGGCAAGGCGGCGCTGCGCTTCGTGCCGCTCGACGACTCACGGCAACCACCCCGGACCGCCTGA
- a CDS encoding alpha/beta fold hydrolase — MSNTTTAGPPQPGHPTATITSADGLELGLWHLGGEGPPLLLAHATGFAGGLWQPVAAHLTGQASCWAVDFRGHGHSPATPDDMVWTRVAEDAIAAAEYIVEATGQPVGAAGHSMGGAAVLAASARRPELFTAIWAYEPIIFPPIEEFDLPPGIDLPDPEDNPLAIGALRRRATFDDRVSARTNFSTKAPLNVFSAAAMEAYLTWGSAPSMPARTRRMVQSRCAAHRRWSPAPTSRDRGTRSGTRCPRSNTRSPWHWGVSRPSPHRASPATSPITSRAPCSNRTPTWATSAPCRCPTPSPPQSLPPCCRPDCDAAVIAPMLDLGGFTS; from the coding sequence GTGAGCAACACCACCACCGCCGGACCTCCCCAGCCCGGCCACCCGACCGCCACGATTACGTCGGCCGATGGCCTGGAGCTGGGGCTGTGGCACCTCGGCGGCGAGGGCCCGCCCCTGTTGCTCGCCCACGCCACCGGGTTCGCCGGTGGCCTGTGGCAGCCGGTGGCCGCCCATCTGACCGGCCAGGCCTCGTGCTGGGCGGTCGACTTTCGGGGCCACGGCCACTCCCCCGCCACACCAGACGACATGGTGTGGACCCGGGTCGCCGAGGATGCCATCGCCGCCGCGGAGTACATCGTCGAGGCCACCGGTCAGCCTGTCGGTGCGGCCGGACACTCGATGGGTGGCGCCGCCGTGCTGGCTGCGAGCGCACGCCGACCGGAGCTGTTCACCGCAATCTGGGCCTACGAGCCGATCATCTTTCCGCCGATCGAAGAGTTTGACCTCCCTCCCGGCATCGACCTGCCCGACCCCGAGGACAACCCGCTGGCGATCGGCGCCCTGCGCCGCCGGGCAACGTTCGACGACCGTGTGTCAGCCCGCACCAACTTCTCCACCAAGGCGCCGCTCAACGTGTTCTCGGCGGCGGCAATGGAGGCCTACCTCACCTGGGGTTCGGCCCCGTCGATGCCGGCTCGGACGCGCCGGATGGTGCAATCACGCTGCGCTGCGCACCGGAGGTGGAGTCCCGCACCTACGTCGAGGGATCGAGGCACTCGTTCTGGCACGAGGTGCCCTCGATCGAACACCCGGTCACCGTGGCACTGGGGCGTGTCGAGGCCTTCACCCCATCGGGCTTCGCCGGCCACATCGCCGATCACATCCCGGGCGCCGTGCTCGAACCGCACCCCGACCTGGGCCACTTCGGCCCCATGCAGGTGCCCGACGCCATCGCCGCCTCAATCGCTACCGCCGTGTTGCCGGCCTGACTGCGACGCCGCAGTAATCGCACCCATGCTCGATCTGGGTGGCTTTACGTCCTAG
- a CDS encoding STAS domain-containing protein yields MGGLITSGAALAMVGLAETLSASRLFAAQNGYHIDANREFIGTGAANVAAGFSGGIGVGGSLSKTAAADNSGGRSPLTSLATMGLVIFVVLFFAPSLGALPRVVLAAVVVHAVWPLMDLNSIRRYKRIRRNDFVGSMAALVGVLALGTLYGLLAAIAQSILGLIYRSSRIEVDVLGKVREEKAAWGSVDRNPKNRTVSGILVLRLTKPVFWVNAAAAVDLITTEIEAEPGTDAVIINLEATNQLDTTSADALAELIKHLHRHGIDVHLVRVIHGTRNVLEASGVHEILGPDHMWRTISQGVRAAKRARKARREAEAAASP; encoded by the coding sequence ATGGGCGGTCTGATCACCAGCGGTGCCGCCCTGGCCATGGTGGGCCTGGCCGAAACCTTGAGCGCTTCCCGACTGTTCGCTGCCCAGAACGGCTACCACATCGATGCCAACCGTGAGTTCATCGGCACCGGGGCGGCCAACGTCGCCGCAGGATTTTCCGGCGGGATCGGTGTGGGCGGGAGCCTGTCGAAGACCGCTGCGGCCGACAACAGCGGAGGCCGCAGCCCGCTGACCAGCCTGGCCACCATGGGCTTGGTCATCTTCGTGGTGTTGTTCTTCGCCCCATCGTTGGGTGCTTTGCCCCGGGTGGTCTTGGCGGCCGTCGTCGTTCATGCGGTGTGGCCGCTCATGGACCTCAACTCGATCCGCCGCTACAAACGCATCCGCCGAAACGACTTTGTGGGATCCATGGCGGCGCTCGTCGGCGTGCTGGCCCTGGGCACCCTGTACGGGCTTCTGGCGGCCATCGCTCAATCGATCCTGGGCCTGATCTATCGCTCTAGCCGGATCGAAGTCGATGTGCTGGGCAAGGTGCGCGAGGAGAAGGCGGCGTGGGGGTCGGTCGACCGCAATCCCAAGAACCGCACCGTGAGCGGCATCCTCGTGCTTCGGCTCACCAAGCCGGTGTTCTGGGTGAACGCGGCCGCCGCAGTTGATTTGATCACGACGGAGATCGAGGCCGAGCCCGGTACCGATGCCGTCATCATCAACCTGGAGGCCACCAACCAGCTCGACACCACCAGTGCCGACGCGCTGGCGGAGTTGATCAAGCACCTGCATCGACACGGGATCGACGTGCATCTCGTCAGGGTCATCCACGGGACCCGGAATGTGCTCGAAGCTTCGGGCGTCCACGAGATCCTCGGACCGGATCACATGTGGCGCACGATCTCCCAGGGCGTCAGGGCCGCGAAACGCGCCCGCAAGGCGAGGAGAGAAGCCGAGGCGGCCGCCAGCCCGTGA
- a CDS encoding PD-(D/E)XK nuclease family protein, whose product MAFDLPTTLSPSKVATFTDCALSFRFSAVERLPEPPSIPAERGTLVHRALELLFVLPPAERTPEAAAACLDQAALEAWDDPDVQALGLDDAGRAEFQAEAAEMTQRLFLLEDPSQVNAVGLELRMETELAGTRLRGIIDRLELTVDGELVVTDYKTGRPPSERYEQSKLGGVHFYSLLCERVLGRRPARVQLLFLGKNPQVIVATPSDQSTRGLERRVGAIWSAVERACEHEDFRPKPGPLCNWCAFAKYCPTQGGDPAQAVVELGVKPPRAA is encoded by the coding sequence ATGGCCTTCGATCTGCCCACCACCCTCAGCCCGTCCAAGGTCGCCACCTTCACCGACTGTGCATTGTCGTTCCGGTTCTCCGCCGTCGAGCGGCTGCCCGAGCCGCCGTCGATTCCGGCCGAGCGCGGCACCCTGGTGCACCGCGCTCTCGAGCTGCTTTTTGTTCTCCCCCCGGCGGAACGCACCCCTGAGGCCGCAGCCGCCTGCCTTGACCAGGCGGCGCTCGAGGCGTGGGACGATCCCGACGTGCAGGCGCTTGGCCTCGACGACGCCGGCCGGGCCGAGTTTCAGGCCGAGGCGGCCGAGATGACCCAGCGGCTGTTTCTGCTCGAGGATCCCAGCCAGGTGAACGCGGTCGGCCTCGAGCTGCGCATGGAGACCGAGCTGGCCGGTACCCGGCTGCGGGGCATCATCGACCGCCTCGAGCTGACCGTCGACGGCGAACTGGTCGTCACCGACTACAAGACCGGACGCCCACCGTCGGAGCGCTACGAACAGTCCAAACTGGGTGGCGTGCACTTCTACTCGCTGCTGTGCGAGCGGGTGCTGGGCCGCCGCCCCGCCCGGGTGCAACTGCTGTTTCTGGGCAAGAACCCCCAGGTGATCGTCGCCACGCCCAGCGACCAGTCCACCCGTGGGCTGGAGCGACGCGTCGGAGCGATCTGGTCGGCGGTCGAGCGGGCCTGCGAACACGAGGACTTCCGGCCCAAGCCGGGCCCGCTGTGCAACTGGTGTGCCTTCGCCAAGTACTGCCCCACCCAGGGCGGCGATCCAGCGCAGGCCGTCGTCGAGCTGGGCGTGAAGCCGCCCCGAGCCGCCTGA
- a CDS encoding DUF1298 domain-containing protein, producing the protein MADSDQSSQQAADTSGDRTPASGVERMNDLEYLMWLLESDPLLTAQFANLTKLDSVPDIERLRARLDRAAQIVPRLHQRVEEAPARLAAPSWRRDPDYHIDRHFRVTALPERYRRPGGLEQFASDLDGEPLPRDRPLWEFVLVTGLEDGRAAMVQRMDHTVTDGEGGLRMSMAFIDLERDAPNPPPVELIEQAAGGLPLGELFETMGHATRKTLDRTRTSIAEVLDHVRHPTRLAETGADVIDIASSLARQARSVERRLSPLWTDRSTGRAMATMDFPLDRVIEAARSAGVTVNDLFSTAVVEAAVRLHVDAGTTPTEFRVAVPISTRSGTSGGNLFAPTLTILPASPDLTPVQRLQAISEVMTKAKGERSVAAMGSLASGARLVPTPLLTHVGKWVTSNIDLVLSNLRAAPFDTFMGGALVEANYPLGPLTGAAVNVTTMSYRGVMNVGIHADTAAVKRPDQLAEAIADAFEVLTA; encoded by the coding sequence ATGGCCGACAGCGATCAATCGTCTCAGCAGGCCGCCGACACATCCGGCGACCGGACCCCGGCGTCCGGGGTCGAGCGCATGAACGACCTCGAGTACCTGATGTGGCTACTCGAGTCCGACCCGCTGCTGACCGCCCAGTTCGCCAACCTGACCAAGCTCGACTCGGTTCCCGACATCGAGCGGCTTCGGGCCCGCCTGGACCGGGCCGCCCAGATCGTGCCCCGGCTGCATCAACGGGTGGAGGAGGCACCGGCGCGCCTGGCGGCGCCGTCCTGGCGTCGCGACCCCGACTATCACATCGATCGCCATTTCCGGGTCACCGCGCTGCCCGAGCGCTACCGCCGACCGGGCGGGCTGGAACAGTTCGCCTCGGACCTGGACGGCGAGCCGCTGCCCCGCGACCGGCCGCTGTGGGAGTTCGTGCTGGTCACCGGGCTGGAGGACGGCCGAGCGGCGATGGTGCAGCGCATGGATCACACCGTGACCGACGGCGAAGGCGGACTGCGCATGTCGATGGCCTTCATCGACCTGGAACGCGATGCCCCCAACCCGCCGCCGGTCGAGCTGATCGAGCAGGCCGCAGGTGGCCTGCCCCTCGGCGAACTGTTCGAAACGATGGGCCACGCCACCCGCAAGACACTCGACCGCACCAGGACCAGCATTGCCGAGGTGTTGGATCACGTCCGCCACCCCACCCGGCTGGCCGAGACCGGCGCCGACGTGATCGACATCGCCTCCTCGCTGGCCCGCCAGGCCAGAAGCGTCGAGCGGCGTCTGAGCCCGCTGTGGACCGACCGCTCGACCGGCCGGGCGATGGCAACGATGGACTTCCCGCTCGACCGGGTGATCGAGGCGGCGCGCTCCGCCGGCGTGACGGTGAACGACCTGTTCTCCACCGCCGTCGTCGAGGCGGCGGTCCGCCTTCACGTCGACGCCGGTACCACGCCGACCGAGTTTCGGGTGGCCGTGCCGATCAGCACGCGAAGCGGCACCTCGGGCGGCAACCTGTTTGCGCCGACACTCACCATCCTCCCGGCCAGCCCCGACCTCACACCGGTGCAACGCCTGCAGGCCATCTCCGAGGTGATGACCAAGGCCAAGGGTGAGCGCTCGGTGGCTGCGATGGGCTCGCTGGCCTCGGGCGCCCGGCTGGTGCCCACCCCCCTGCTGACCCACGTTGGCAAATGGGTCACGTCCAACATCGACCTGGTCTTGTCCAACCTGCGCGCCGCGCCCTTCGACACGTTCATGGGCGGCGCTCTGGTCGAGGCCAACTACCCGCTGGGCCCGCTGACCGGGGCGGCGGTGAACGTCACCACCATGAGCTATCGCGGCGTGATGAACGTTGGGATCCACGCTGATACAGCGGCGGTCAAGCGACCCGATCAACTCGCCGAAGCGATCGCCGATGCCTTTGAGGTGCTGACGGCCTAG